One window from the genome of Salisaeta longa DSM 21114 encodes:
- a CDS encoding ATP-binding protein, protein MSSSSFDDPNRGQPRPSYDQIDLPRSEDEVKELLKRVVEAANNSLVITDVSQPDNPIVYVNQGFKALTGYDEEEILGRNCRFLQIDGAGNHHRDQVALDTLRTAVANGRYCRTVLRNFRKNGEMFWNELYLTPVYNPDGEVTHFVGVQNDVTERVQLNKDLERRVEERTRALEQQTQALEQQRDELARAKENAEAASRAKSAFLANMSHEIRTPLTAILGLADVMRAKSEGNQFDEHIRRIKSAGSRLMDTLSSLLTLAKLEADSMNVDLEPVPVADEVLEVVELFRERAEKKGLDMRFSLDEAAHHATARLDAGALNSVLQNLISNAVKFTDTGHIEVRVEVQRNGVAPQISVSVADTGIGIGEGFQSQLFESFQQESEGLTREYDGSGLGLSIAKQLVEAMDGTIAVASEAGEGSTFTVSFPLAENGTSARATESGAPAMPRSDGRVLAVEDNDNTVFLLRSLLDDVVELSVAQDMQEALQQTEAQAFDVLLIDINLGAGGSGVDVLRALRERPAYADVPMVAVTAVAMPGDRERLRAAGFDEYLAKPFAAEALLETVERFL, encoded by the coding sequence ATGTCCTCATCAAGCTTTGATGACCCCAACCGCGGGCAACCGCGGCCCTCGTACGATCAGATCGATCTGCCCCGCTCGGAGGACGAGGTGAAAGAGCTCCTGAAGCGGGTGGTGGAGGCGGCCAACAATTCGCTGGTCATTACGGATGTGAGCCAGCCCGACAATCCCATTGTGTACGTCAACCAGGGCTTCAAGGCGCTGACGGGCTACGACGAGGAGGAAATTTTGGGGCGCAACTGCCGGTTTTTGCAGATCGACGGGGCGGGCAACCACCACCGCGACCAAGTGGCCCTCGATACGCTGCGCACGGCGGTAGCGAACGGACGCTACTGCCGCACGGTGCTCCGCAACTTCCGAAAAAATGGCGAGATGTTTTGGAATGAGCTCTACCTGACGCCGGTGTATAACCCCGACGGGGAGGTGACGCACTTTGTGGGCGTGCAAAACGATGTGACCGAGCGCGTGCAGCTCAACAAAGATCTGGAGCGACGCGTGGAGGAGCGCACGCGCGCTTTGGAGCAGCAGACGCAGGCACTGGAGCAGCAGCGCGATGAGCTGGCGCGGGCCAAAGAAAACGCAGAAGCCGCCAGCCGGGCCAAGTCGGCCTTTTTGGCCAATATGAGCCACGAGATCCGCACGCCGCTCACCGCTATTTTGGGCCTGGCCGACGTGATGCGCGCCAAGAGCGAGGGCAACCAGTTCGACGAGCACATCCGGCGGATTAAGTCGGCCGGGAGCCGCCTCATGGATACGCTCTCATCGCTGCTCACGCTGGCCAAGCTCGAAGCCGACAGCATGAACGTGGACCTGGAGCCGGTGCCCGTGGCCGACGAGGTGTTGGAGGTGGTGGAGCTGTTTCGCGAGCGCGCCGAAAAGAAGGGCCTCGACATGCGCTTTTCGCTCGATGAGGCCGCACACCACGCCACCGCGCGGCTCGACGCCGGCGCCCTGAACAGCGTGCTGCAGAACCTCATTTCCAATGCGGTGAAGTTTACCGACACGGGCCACATCGAGGTGCGCGTAGAGGTGCAGCGCAACGGCGTAGCGCCGCAAATTTCCGTCTCCGTGGCCGACACCGGCATTGGCATCGGCGAAGGCTTTCAGTCGCAACTCTTCGAGAGCTTCCAGCAAGAGTCCGAGGGCCTGACGCGAGAATACGACGGCTCGGGCCTCGGCCTGTCCATCGCCAAGCAGCTCGTCGAGGCCATGGACGGCACCATCGCCGTGGCGTCGGAGGCCGGTGAGGGCAGCACGTTCACGGTGTCCTTTCCCCTTGCAGAAAACGGCACATCTGCCCGTGCAACCGAATCTGGAGCACCTGCAATGCCACGTTCCGATGGCCGCGTGTTGGCGGTCGAAGACAACGACAACACCGTCTTTTTGCTGCGCAGCCTGCTCGACGACGTCGTGGAGCTATCGGTGGCGCAAGACATGCAAGAGGCGCTGCAACAAACCGAAGCGCAGGCGTTTGATGTGCTCCTCATCGACATTAACTTAGGCGCAGGCGGCAGCGGCGTCGACGTGCTGCGGGCCCTGCGCGAGCGTCCGGCATATGCCGACGTGCCCATGGTGGCCGTTACGGCGGTGGCCATGCCGGGCGACCGGGAGCGGCTGCGCGCGGCGGGCTTCGACGAGTACCTCGCCAAACCGTTTGCTGCCGAGGCGCTGCTCGAAACGGTGGAGCGCTTCCTGTAG
- a CDS encoding TonB-dependent receptor plug domain-containing protein: MRSVLGFCLLMLAAAPLAAQPADSVDVAMTVQLSDSVVVTATRYATPAQTTGRRVLVWDARAIDRLPVTSVDQLLNVVAGVDVQSRGGFGVQGDLTIRGSTFNGVLVLLDGMRLNDPMSGHFAMDLPVPLASIARVEVLRGPAAALYGPDAIGGVVHLITHAGLRGTALSSGGTLAGRYGAHQLYATEGSARYGGAATAVTAAAALQGTDGEAIAGTNGAVHTRFDRRTATAALAQALGDWSLYARAGVDDRDFSAYHYYTAFASDTAREATGTQWGQVRARFAPTARTQWTTQVAAKRHTDAYWYNPQVPAPNRHTSRRLVGKSYVQHRLSPGLVATGGVQASLRAIDSNNLGAHSDHRVGGFTHLRWQPVSGVTLNGSARLDYDAVFGWAVVPQLFGAYTRGAWTLRGGVGRAVRAPNYVERFYNTALPEPPDASLGNPNLNAETAWNYEAGLDWRAHPLLTLHTTAFVRTTNNLIDYARRPGDRYFVARNIYAVTTRGLEAEATLRQQWAPGRRARLQVGYTLLDATLDGADPALQYTYAQYQARHLLQTAGQLQWGRASVGASGLWKERMQTPDGATRSFTVWNVRAGYRLPWAAQPTLTLQVRNLFDTAYSEVFDAPMPGRWWTVGVRMVL; the protein is encoded by the coding sequence ATGCGCTCTGTTCTTGGCTTTTGCCTCCTCATGCTCGCTGCCGCACCGCTCGCCGCCCAGCCGGCCGACAGCGTCGACGTAGCGATGACCGTTCAGCTCTCGGACTCGGTGGTGGTAACCGCCACGCGCTACGCGACGCCCGCGCAAACCACGGGGCGGCGCGTGCTGGTGTGGGACGCCCGCGCCATCGACCGGCTCCCCGTGACCTCCGTCGACCAGCTCCTGAACGTAGTGGCCGGCGTGGATGTGCAGAGCCGGGGCGGCTTTGGCGTGCAGGGCGACCTCACGATCCGCGGCTCCACGTTTAACGGCGTGCTGGTACTCCTGGACGGCATGCGCCTCAACGACCCGATGAGCGGACACTTTGCGATGGATCTGCCCGTGCCGCTAGCGTCCATTGCCCGCGTGGAGGTGCTGCGCGGTCCGGCGGCCGCGCTGTACGGCCCCGATGCCATCGGCGGGGTGGTGCACCTCATCACCCATGCGGGCCTGCGCGGCACGGCGCTTTCGTCGGGCGGCACCCTGGCGGGGCGGTACGGTGCGCATCAGCTGTATGCCACCGAAGGGAGCGCGCGCTACGGGGGCGCGGCGACCGCGGTCACCGCCGCAGCGGCCCTGCAAGGCACCGACGGCGAAGCCATTGCGGGCACCAACGGCGCGGTGCACACGCGCTTCGACCGGCGCACGGCCACCGCGGCGCTCGCGCAGGCCCTGGGCGACTGGTCGCTCTACGCCCGCGCCGGCGTCGACGACCGCGACTTCAGCGCGTACCACTACTACACCGCGTTTGCCAGCGACACCGCCCGCGAGGCCACCGGCACGCAGTGGGGCCAGGTGCGGGCGCGCTTCGCCCCCACGGCCCGCACGCAGTGGACCACCCAGGTGGCGGCCAAGCGTCACACCGACGCGTACTGGTACAACCCGCAGGTGCCCGCGCCCAACCGGCACACCAGCCGGCGCCTGGTGGGCAAGAGCTACGTGCAGCACCGCCTGTCGCCGGGCCTCGTGGCCACCGGCGGCGTGCAGGCGAGCCTCCGCGCCATTGACAGCAACAACCTGGGCGCCCACAGCGACCATCGGGTGGGGGGCTTCACGCATCTGCGCTGGCAGCCCGTAAGCGGCGTAACCCTCAATGGCAGCGCGCGCCTCGACTACGATGCCGTGTTTGGCTGGGCGGTTGTGCCCCAACTGTTTGGCGCGTACACCCGCGGCGCGTGGACGCTGCGGGGCGGCGTGGGCCGTGCGGTGCGCGCGCCCAACTATGTGGAGCGCTTCTACAACACCGCCCTGCCCGAGCCGCCCGACGCCAGCCTGGGCAACCCGAACCTAAACGCCGAGACGGCCTGGAACTACGAGGCGGGCCTGGACTGGCGGGCGCACCCGCTGCTCACGCTGCACACCACCGCGTTCGTGCGCACCACCAACAACCTGATCGACTATGCGCGGCGGCCGGGCGATCGGTACTTTGTGGCGCGCAACATCTACGCCGTCACCACCCGGGGGCTGGAGGCCGAAGCGACGCTGCGGCAGCAGTGGGCGCCGGGGCGCCGCGCGCGGCTTCAGGTGGGCTATACGCTGCTTGATGCGACGCTCGACGGTGCCGATCCGGCCCTGCAGTACACCTACGCGCAGTACCAGGCGCGCCACCTGCTCCAAACCGCCGGTCAGCTGCAGTGGGGGCGGGCGTCGGTGGGGGCGAGCGGGCTGTGGAAGGAGCGCATGCAAACGCCGGATGGCGCCACGCGCTCGTTCACCGTGTGGAACGTGCGGGCCGGATACCGCCTCCCGTGGGCCGCGCAGCCCACGCTCACGCTTCAGGTGCGCAACCTCTTCGACACCGCATACTCCGAAGTTTTCGACGCGCCTATGCCGGGCCGGTGGTGGACGGTGGGCGTGCGCATGGTGCTGTAG